From the genome of Virgibacillus siamensis, one region includes:
- a CDS encoding VOC family protein — protein MIPIKNKMNTVFVHVSDLKNSVRWYSRLLNEQVDLSEVKEPVHNMTLNQYTGLTLDAGPTGEKKEIVPSEYPLFNFHTEDIEKAYVFVKELGYPIESEIIRFDDFSYFNVSDPDGNIIMICTG, from the coding sequence ATGATTCCAATTAAGAACAAAATGAATACCGTTTTTGTGCATGTCAGTGATTTGAAGAATTCAGTAAGGTGGTACAGCAGACTATTGAATGAGCAGGTTGATTTGTCTGAAGTCAAAGAACCAGTTCACAATATGACGCTCAACCAATACACAGGCTTGACATTGGATGCTGGGCCAACCGGTGAGAAAAAGGAAATCGTCCCATCCGAGTATCCATTGTTTAATTTTCACACCGAAGATATTGAGAAGGCGTATGTATTTGTTAAGGAGCTGGGATATCCGATTGAAAGCGAAATTATTCGGTTTGATGATTTTTCGTATTTTAATGTCAGTGATCCGGACGGCAATATAATTATGATCTGTACGGGTTAA
- a CDS encoding GNAT family N-acetyltransferase: MILLLFETGKLKIRYLQERDKQLLVKWLSDPAVLEYYEGRDNPFDLAKVEKAFYGKDNGVFKCLVLYGEAAIGYIQFYPVNKQTSTINDFDEQENTYGIDQFIGEPDYWNKGIGTLLVRGIVEFLTDKKQAHNVILDPQLSNKRAIRCYEKCGFYKVRVLPGHEWHEGEYRDCLLMALKAKQKGVKTFENR, encoded by the coding sequence GTGATTTTACTGTTATTTGAAACAGGAAAACTGAAAATTAGGTACCTGCAAGAAAGGGATAAACAATTGTTGGTGAAGTGGCTTTCCGATCCTGCTGTACTGGAATATTATGAAGGCCGGGACAACCCGTTTGATTTGGCAAAAGTAGAAAAAGCGTTTTACGGGAAGGATAATGGTGTTTTCAAATGTTTGGTTTTATACGGAGAAGCAGCAATTGGCTACATTCAGTTTTATCCGGTAAATAAACAAACAAGTACAATCAATGATTTTGATGAGCAGGAAAATACATATGGAATTGATCAATTCATTGGTGAACCTGATTATTGGAACAAAGGAATCGGAACACTGCTTGTCCGGGGTATAGTGGAATTTTTGACAGATAAGAAACAGGCACACAACGTGATACTTGATCCGCAGCTATCCAATAAACGAGCTATAAGATGCTATGAAAAATGCGGGTTCTATAAGGTTCGGGTGCTGCCGGGACATGAATGGCATGAAGGGGAATATCGGGATTGCCTGTTGATGGCGTTAAAGGCAAAGCAGAAAGGAGTGAAAACGTTTGAAAACAGATAA
- a CDS encoding GNAT family N-acetyltransferase — protein sequence MKTDKCILRTGKLGDAGEILEIMKSVMDEHEFLITLSEEYDLTTQQQREWIGNFLQNERETIIVAEIHGEVVGWISFHSPDRKRMAHTGAFGMMIRKECRNMGIGKLLVQALLDWAEANPFIEKVCLGVFSTNHRAIALYKRMGFVEEGRKVNEFKLNENEYADDILMYKFV from the coding sequence TTGAAAACAGATAAATGTATTCTGCGCACAGGAAAACTGGGTGATGCCGGAGAAATTTTAGAAATAATGAAATCCGTTATGGATGAACATGAGTTTTTAATTACATTATCTGAAGAGTATGATCTGACAACACAACAACAAAGGGAATGGATCGGGAATTTTTTACAGAATGAAAGGGAAACCATTATTGTAGCGGAAATTCACGGTGAAGTTGTCGGCTGGATCAGTTTTCATTCTCCGGACAGGAAAAGAATGGCACATACCGGGGCCTTTGGGATGATGATTCGTAAAGAGTGCAGGAACATGGGAATAGGAAAATTGCTAGTTCAAGCATTATTGGACTGGGCGGAAGCGAATCCTTTCATTGAAAAAGTGTGTTTGGGAGTTTTTTCAACGAATCATCGGGCTATTGCATTGTATAAACGTATGGGTTTTGTTGAAGAAGGCAGGAAAGTTAACGAATTTAAATTAAATGAAAATGAGTATGCAGATGATATTTTGATGTATAAGTTTGTGTAG
- a CDS encoding class I SAM-dependent methyltransferase, with protein MKQGESSITSLVSAFGRAYHSQFGEPKIFDDYIVRALISEREFQDIRENMISGVEFFNRDIAEKYKDDPEEMLKWITQVQLSSTTLARAAYCEKVLSNALDEGTEQYVILGAGLDTFCYRHPDLEASLEVFEIDHPATQQFKRNRLAEKNFMIPDNLHFISMDFTKGFSLQKLIDKGFDPARKTFFSLLGVSYYLKKKELALLIQSLFSEMQMGSSIVFDYADEGLFYEKGFSDRVQNMVKMAEAGGEPMQSSYSFAKIRELLEGTGLQISEHLSPQAIQASYFQNRQDHLSAFETIHYIHAVLVE; from the coding sequence ATGAAGCAGGGTGAATCTAGCATAACTTCATTGGTTTCGGCATTTGGTAGGGCGTATCATAGTCAATTTGGTGAACCAAAGATTTTTGATGACTACATTGTCAGGGCGTTAATTTCTGAGCGGGAGTTCCAGGACATTCGGGAAAATATGATCAGCGGCGTTGAATTTTTCAACAGGGACATTGCTGAAAAATATAAGGATGATCCGGAAGAAATGTTAAAATGGATTACACAGGTTCAGCTTTCTTCAACAACGCTGGCGCGTGCTGCATATTGTGAAAAAGTTTTGAGTAATGCGCTGGACGAAGGCACTGAGCAGTATGTCATTCTGGGAGCAGGTTTGGACACATTTTGTTACCGGCACCCGGATTTGGAAGCGTCTTTGGAAGTTTTTGAGATTGACCATCCGGCAACACAGCAATTTAAAAGGAATCGGCTGGCGGAAAAGAATTTTATGATTCCGGATAACCTGCATTTTATCTCCATGGATTTTACAAAAGGATTTTCACTCCAAAAGCTTATTGATAAGGGGTTCGACCCTGCCAGAAAAACTTTTTTCAGTTTGTTGGGCGTTTCCTATTATTTGAAAAAAAAGGAGCTTGCACTGCTGATTCAATCGTTATTTTCTGAGATGCAGATGGGGAGTTCCATTGTGTTTGATTATGCGGATGAAGGGCTTTTTTATGAAAAAGGATTTTCCGACAGAGTACAGAACATGGTGAAAATGGCAGAGGCGGGCGGCGAACCAATGCAATCAAGCTATTCCTTCGCTAAAATCCGTGAACTTTTGGAGGGAACTGGATTACAGATCAGCGAGCATTTATCACCCCAAGCTATTCAAGCATCCTATTTCCAAAATCGGCAGGACCATCTGTCAGCTTTTGAAACGATTCACTATATTCATGCTGTATTGGTAGAATGA
- a CDS encoding AraC family transcriptional regulator, whose product MEGLQRMLDAIEYVESNLDNELQINDIAACAYMSKFHFQRMFSMLTGFSISEYIRNRRITVAAQELVHSESKVIEVAMKYGYESPESFAKAFRRIHGISPTAARKNSQSLKAYPKLSFQIQLKGDVEMDYKIVEKEPFTVIGKSIRTSTISGENHRKIADFWVRSNQDGFAEELSKNCGSLGLLGICLEFDEKQENIRYLIGAEKNVDQIPDDWEKATIPGASWAVFPVHGAMPDAMPKVWERIFSEWFPATGYEHADGPELEVYLSDKDPSSADYYSEIWIPIKK is encoded by the coding sequence ATGGAAGGACTTCAACGCATGCTGGATGCGATTGAGTATGTGGAATCCAATTTGGATAATGAACTTCAAATTAACGACATTGCTGCGTGCGCGTATATGTCAAAGTTTCATTTCCAGCGGATGTTCAGCATGCTGACTGGTTTTTCGATAAGTGAATATATTCGAAACCGCCGGATTACCGTGGCAGCACAGGAACTTGTACATTCCGAATCGAAAGTAATTGAGGTGGCAATGAAATATGGTTACGAGAGTCCGGAGTCTTTTGCCAAAGCATTTCGCCGAATTCACGGAATCAGTCCGACTGCGGCGAGGAAGAACAGCCAGTCGTTGAAGGCTTATCCGAAACTTTCCTTTCAAATACAGTTAAAGGGTGATGTGGAGATGGATTACAAGATTGTGGAAAAAGAACCATTCACGGTAATTGGCAAGAGTATACGTACGTCAACAATCAGCGGAGAAAACCATCGGAAGATAGCTGATTTTTGGGTCAGGTCGAACCAAGATGGCTTTGCTGAAGAACTTTCGAAAAACTGTGGATCACTCGGGCTGCTTGGCATTTGCCTGGAATTTGATGAGAAACAGGAAAATATCAGGTATCTGATTGGTGCGGAAAAAAATGTGGATCAAATACCTGACGATTGGGAAAAGGCGACAATTCCTGGCGCTTCATGGGCAGTCTTTCCTGTTCACGGGGCAATGCCCGACGCGATGCCGAAAGTGTGGGAACGTATTTTTTCCGAATGGTTCCCCGCAACCGGTTATGAACATGCAGATGGACCTGAGTTGGAGGTTTACCTAAGCGATAAGGATCCATCATCAGCAGATTATTACAGTGAGATTTGGATACCGATTAAAAAATAA
- a CDS encoding LacI family DNA-binding transcriptional regulator: protein MSTIEDVAKLAGVSKTTVSRVLNDHPYVAEGKKALVQKAMEELLYVPNSTAQRLRKQTTQTIAVLIPRISNPFFSKMVEVMENMAADHGLQLVVCQTMYDKQRELVYLDLVKTKQIDGVILASLENDWEDVKDYTNFAPIIFCNEYDDRAKVPTVRLNQFEGAYIGTKHLIEKGYRKIAKCRGANLTGLVADRQRGFFQALDEAGLSFDNDWMFLETQLVEDGRKVLRKMLSMKNRPDAVFTGSDEVAAGIISEAARLHVKIPDELAVLGFDNQQIAALVNPGLTTIHQPIDQIGKLSIKVMIDLLHGEGNVDKHLKELPIYLVERSST, encoded by the coding sequence ATGTCGACGATTGAAGATGTTGCAAAATTAGCTGGGGTTTCGAAGACGACTGTGTCACGGGTGTTAAATGACCATCCGTATGTGGCAGAGGGAAAGAAGGCGCTGGTACAAAAGGCGATGGAGGAATTGCTGTATGTGCCGAATTCGACCGCCCAGCGCTTGCGGAAACAAACGACACAAACGATTGCAGTGCTGATTCCGAGAATTTCCAATCCATTTTTCAGCAAAATGGTTGAAGTTATGGAAAATATGGCTGCCGATCATGGGCTGCAGCTCGTTGTGTGTCAGACGATGTATGATAAACAACGCGAACTGGTTTATCTGGATCTCGTCAAAACGAAACAGATTGATGGCGTTATTTTGGCCTCACTGGAAAATGATTGGGAGGATGTCAAAGATTATACCAATTTCGCTCCCATTATTTTTTGCAATGAGTATGATGACAGGGCTAAGGTTCCCACTGTCCGTCTGAATCAATTTGAGGGTGCGTATATCGGGACAAAACATTTAATCGAAAAAGGCTATCGTAAAATCGCGAAATGCAGAGGTGCTAACTTAACAGGACTGGTAGCTGACAGGCAGCGGGGATTTTTCCAGGCGCTGGATGAAGCTGGACTTTCTTTCGATAATGATTGGATGTTCTTGGAGACTCAGCTTGTGGAAGACGGCAGGAAAGTTTTAAGGAAAATGCTGTCAATGAAAAATCGGCCGGATGCTGTTTTTACCGGAAGTGATGAAGTGGCAGCGGGAATTATTAGTGAGGCAGCGCGATTACATGTGAAAATTCCGGATGAATTGGCCGTGCTGGGTTTTGATAATCAGCAAATTGCCGCACTTGTCAACCCGGGATTAACAACAATTCATCAGCCAATTGATCAAATTGGCAAACTGTCAATAAAAGTAATGATTGATTTATTGCATGGCGAAGGAAATGTGGACAAGCATTTGAAGGAACTGCCAATCTATTTGGTTGAGCGCAGTTCCACTTAA
- a CDS encoding ABC transporter substrate-binding protein, with protein MDRLKHFKLAAFLLVLMIALVACSSGSGGESEGSSDGKQAEEGSDQGKVKLVYARGRDTTGATQKIVDSFNKSHKNIQVELREMPADSGKQHDAYVTMLNAKSSEIDVFDVDVVWPAEFAQAGYTLPLDRFIKKDNIDLSKYNQGALSAAQFNGKQWALPRYVDAGLLFYRKDLVDKAPETWDELTKQAKNLKGKSGTDFGYVFQAKQYEGLVCNAVEFIAAYGGEILDDKGEVAINSQDSIQGLKKLVEIANADYVPGNITTFTEVESETAFIEGESVFIRNWPYQWALSNNKEKSEISGKVGVAPLPAGDEKSAAALGGWMAAINKYSEHKQAAWEFLKYLAGPKGQKIMAIEGGKAPSYTPLFEDSEVLEANPFFKNKEFVKGLDAAVSRPVAPNYQEISEIIQVNVSKAIAGQVSVEQAVKKMEQELKSAVK; from the coding sequence ATGGACCGTTTGAAACATTTTAAGCTTGCAGCATTCCTGTTGGTTCTGATGATTGCGCTAGTAGCGTGCAGTTCAGGGTCAGGCGGGGAAAGTGAAGGAAGTTCAGATGGAAAACAGGCTGAAGAAGGATCCGATCAGGGGAAGGTAAAGCTTGTTTATGCGCGGGGGCGTGATACTACCGGGGCTACGCAAAAAATAGTTGATTCATTTAATAAAAGTCATAAGAACATTCAGGTTGAGCTCAGGGAAATGCCTGCCGACAGCGGGAAGCAGCATGACGCGTATGTAACAATGCTGAATGCGAAGTCTTCCGAAATTGATGTATTTGATGTTGATGTTGTATGGCCGGCAGAATTTGCACAAGCAGGATATACACTGCCGTTGGACAGGTTTATTAAAAAAGACAATATTGATCTGAGCAAGTATAACCAAGGGGCATTAAGTGCTGCCCAGTTTAACGGGAAACAGTGGGCATTGCCACGGTATGTAGATGCCGGCTTGTTATTTTACAGGAAAGATTTGGTCGATAAAGCACCGGAAACATGGGATGAACTGACAAAACAGGCGAAAAATCTAAAAGGTAAAAGCGGCACTGATTTCGGCTATGTTTTTCAGGCGAAACAATACGAAGGCCTCGTTTGTAATGCTGTTGAGTTTATCGCGGCGTATGGTGGTGAGATTCTTGACGATAAGGGAGAAGTTGCCATCAATAGTCAGGATAGTATTCAAGGTTTGAAAAAACTTGTGGAGATTGCAAATGCTGATTATGTCCCTGGGAATATTACAACATTCACTGAAGTGGAATCGGAAACTGCCTTCATTGAAGGGGAATCCGTATTTATCCGCAACTGGCCATATCAGTGGGCGCTGTCCAACAACAAAGAAAAGTCAGAAATTTCCGGTAAGGTTGGTGTAGCACCACTTCCAGCTGGTGATGAAAAATCAGCAGCGGCACTGGGCGGCTGGATGGCTGCTATCAACAAGTATTCCGAACACAAACAGGCTGCGTGGGAATTTTTAAAGTATCTGGCAGGACCTAAAGGCCAGAAGATCATGGCAATTGAAGGCGGAAAAGCGCCTAGTTACACACCGTTGTTTGAAGATAGCGAAGTGCTTGAAGCTAATCCATTTTTCAAAAATAAGGAGTTTGTAAAAGGGCTGGATGCTGCAGTTTCCCGTCCGGTAGCTCCGAACTATCAGGAAATATCTGAAATCATTCAGGTCAATGTATCGAAGGCAATTGCCGGGCAGGTATCGGTTGAGCAGGCGGTTAAAAAAATGGAACAAGAACTGAAAAGTGCGGTCAAATAA
- a CDS encoding carbohydrate ABC transporter permease: MAEKEKKARKSKLKRSEKKAAYWLVAPSIILILIIAIYPVLQSFYFSLFDLKLNDPTKSSVHLNYSVNIEEYLNYYPFLAGDLETEIQQTDGAAKEKLAGIHENLLELDSKIRDDAGDVYGKVNKMLNNFKTPPSDLSMVEISDDTAKKFKGTIQEVNEDLKELDEKGVLSNGKELTGLASGMTGVIIEPNFIGFDHYADLLQNGRMWASLGNTFVFTIISVFFEFVLGLAVALLVNKAFFGRGLIRATVLIPWAIPTAVSAMMWKFLYDGQNGVIAKFFTDIGLVDSMGSLLSTEIGGMFSVILSDVWKTTPYIALLLLGGLQVIPKTLYEAASIDGAGKWKQFITITLPMLKLSILVALLFRTLDAFRVFDLIYVLTGGGPANATETISILAYQVMFSQLQFGAGSAIAVIVFICVAIISMIFVKLLGSDLLPEGSKK, encoded by the coding sequence ATGGCAGAGAAGGAAAAGAAAGCCCGGAAAAGCAAGTTGAAACGTTCCGAGAAAAAAGCGGCATATTGGCTGGTGGCTCCGTCGATTATTCTGATATTGATTATTGCCATTTATCCGGTTCTGCAGTCTTTTTATTTCAGTCTGTTTGATCTAAAGCTGAATGATCCGACCAAATCGTCCGTTCATCTGAATTATAGTGTCAATATAGAAGAATACCTGAATTACTATCCGTTTTTGGCTGGGGATCTGGAAACAGAAATACAACAAACGGATGGCGCCGCGAAAGAAAAACTGGCAGGCATTCACGAAAATTTACTGGAACTTGATTCAAAAATTCGCGACGATGCCGGGGATGTGTATGGCAAAGTCAACAAAATGCTGAATAACTTTAAAACACCGCCATCGGATTTAAGCATGGTGGAAATCAGTGATGATACTGCTAAAAAATTTAAAGGGACGATTCAAGAAGTTAATGAAGACCTAAAAGAACTTGATGAAAAAGGCGTGCTGTCAAATGGGAAGGAACTGACAGGGCTCGCATCCGGTATGACAGGGGTGATTATCGAACCGAATTTTATCGGATTTGATCACTATGCGGATCTGCTGCAAAACGGCCGAATGTGGGCATCTCTCGGGAACACATTTGTTTTTACCATTATTTCGGTATTTTTTGAGTTTGTGCTCGGCTTAGCTGTTGCGCTGCTTGTTAACAAAGCATTTTTCGGGCGCGGCCTGATACGGGCAACTGTTCTGATTCCATGGGCAATTCCGACTGCAGTATCTGCGATGATGTGGAAATTCCTGTACGACGGTCAGAATGGTGTGATTGCCAAATTTTTTACGGATATCGGTTTGGTAGATTCCATGGGTTCACTGCTGTCAACTGAAATTGGCGGGATGTTTTCTGTCATTCTGTCTGATGTGTGGAAAACAACGCCGTACATTGCACTGCTTCTGTTGGGCGGCTTACAGGTGATTCCAAAAACACTCTATGAAGCAGCATCCATTGACGGTGCGGGAAAATGGAAACAGTTTATTACGATCACGCTTCCAATGCTGAAACTGAGTATTTTAGTAGCACTGCTGTTCCGCACACTGGATGCGTTCCGGGTATTTGATTTGATTTACGTATTAACCGGTGGAGGACCGGCCAATGCTACTGAAACCATTTCCATTCTTGCGTATCAGGTGATGTTCTCTCAATTACAATTCGGAGCAGGTTCGGCAATCGCGGTTATCGTGTTTATCTGTGTAGCGATCATCTCAATGATCTTTGTGAAATTGCTCGGATCTGATTTACTGCCGGAAGGGTCTAAAAAGTAG
- a CDS encoding carbohydrate ABC transporter permease, protein MEKKAGPVFYILMAIFVFVVMFPFIWVFLSSIKPPSALFGEKAFDWFTDNPSLKSYKSVFFDHPFLTYMKNSFIVSSITTIYTVFTASFAAYAIARLEFRGKTVILGLVLSVSMFPQIATLSPIYMILKNLGLTNSYLGLIIPYTTITLPLSIWIMVTFFRKIPHDLEESAKIDGASLMQTYWRIIFPLAVPGIFTTAILVFVAAWNEYLFALAINTSEAYKTVPVGISMFQGQYSIPWAEICAATVVVTIPLVVMVLIFQKRIVSGLTSGSVKE, encoded by the coding sequence ATGGAGAAAAAAGCAGGACCAGTATTTTATATCCTAATGGCAATCTTTGTTTTTGTTGTCATGTTTCCGTTTATATGGGTGTTTTTAAGCTCGATTAAACCTCCTTCAGCCTTGTTCGGTGAAAAAGCGTTTGATTGGTTTACAGATAATCCGTCGTTGAAAAGCTATAAATCTGTCTTTTTCGATCACCCATTTTTAACGTACATGAAAAACAGTTTCATTGTTTCATCGATAACGACTATTTATACGGTGTTTACTGCTTCATTTGCGGCATATGCGATTGCACGTCTGGAATTTCGGGGAAAAACTGTTATTCTCGGATTGGTGCTTTCGGTTTCTATGTTTCCGCAAATCGCAACATTGTCACCGATTTATATGATTTTAAAGAATCTGGGTCTGACGAACAGCTATCTGGGGTTGATTATCCCGTATACGACTATCACATTGCCCTTGTCTATTTGGATCATGGTTACGTTTTTCCGGAAAATCCCCCATGATTTGGAAGAGTCTGCGAAAATCGATGGTGCATCATTAATGCAGACGTATTGGCGGATTATTTTTCCGCTTGCAGTTCCGGGGATTTTTACGACCGCGATATTGGTGTTTGTGGCGGCATGGAATGAGTATTTGTTTGCACTGGCGATTAACACGTCAGAAGCATATAAAACGGTTCCGGTTGGGATTTCCATGTTCCAGGGGCAGTATTCAATCCCGTGGGCGGAAATTTGCGCTGCAACCGTTGTTGTAACCATTCCGCTCGTTGTGATGGTGCTTATTTTCCAAAAACGCATTGTATCCGGACTGACATCCGGTTCAGTAAAAGAATAG
- a CDS encoding ThuA domain-containing protein, which yields MNITVWNENRHEQKNPDVQKAYPDGIHGAIAGMLKHYGFDAKTATLDEPEHGLTDDVLENTDVLMWWGHIAHDEVDDAVVEKVKQRVLDGMGLIVLHSGHLSKIFRSLMGTSCDLKWREADERERIWVCNPGHPIAEGVGEYLELSKEEMYGEHFDIPAPDELVFISWFEGGEVFRSGCTFRRGNGKIFYFRPGHETYPTYHNPEIQRVLVNAVKWAGPSENPKPVYGNAKPLEKISVKE from the coding sequence ATGAACATAACGGTATGGAATGAAAATCGGCATGAACAGAAAAATCCCGATGTTCAAAAGGCATATCCGGATGGAATTCATGGGGCGATTGCCGGGATGCTGAAGCATTATGGTTTTGATGCAAAAACTGCCACACTTGATGAGCCGGAACATGGCTTGACAGATGACGTGCTGGAAAATACGGATGTGCTTATGTGGTGGGGTCATATTGCGCATGATGAAGTTGATGATGCGGTGGTTGAAAAAGTGAAACAGCGTGTACTGGATGGCATGGGGCTGATCGTCCTTCATTCCGGACACCTTTCTAAAATTTTCAGATCACTGATGGGGACATCATGTGACTTGAAATGGCGGGAAGCGGATGAACGGGAGCGGATTTGGGTTTGTAACCCGGGACACCCGATTGCAGAAGGTGTTGGCGAATATTTGGAGCTTTCCAAAGAGGAAATGTACGGGGAGCATTTTGATATTCCAGCTCCGGATGAACTGGTGTTTATCAGCTGGTTTGAAGGCGGGGAGGTTTTCCGCAGCGGGTGTACGTTCCGGCGCGGCAATGGAAAAATATTTTATTTCCGGCCGGGACATGAAACCTACCCGACATACCATAATCCGGAAATCCAGCGGGTACTGGTGAATGCGGTTAAATGGGCAGGACCATCGGAAAATCCGAAACCGGTGTATGGCAATGCCAAGCCGCTTGAAAAAATTTCAGTGAAAGAATGA
- a CDS encoding Gfo/Idh/MocA family protein has product MGKLNIAVVGCGSIARNRHLPEYAAEKDVEIRAVCDVVEDRAKEMAALYNATPYVDYHDMFRDAEIDAVSVCTPNALHAPISVAALKQGKHVLCEKPMATSSEEAAGMIEAAQENGKKLMIGHNQRFVSSHQKAKELIASGKAGKIYSFRTTFGHGGPEGWSADGKDSWFFKKELAFIGAMGDLGVHKSDLIRFLLDEEIAEVGALVETAAKENIDVDDNAVCILKTKSGIVGTLTASWSYVSAEDNSTIIYGENAILRLEDDPVNSLIVQYKNGETVKYELGQIQSNDEGGQTTSHVIDQFVSAILQDKPVAVSGEEGKKSLEVILAALQSSESKQLVELN; this is encoded by the coding sequence ATGGGGAAGTTAAACATAGCAGTAGTTGGTTGTGGAAGTATCGCACGAAATCGTCATTTGCCGGAATATGCGGCAGAAAAAGATGTGGAAATCCGGGCGGTTTGTGATGTGGTGGAAGACCGTGCAAAAGAAATGGCAGCTTTGTACAACGCGACGCCGTATGTGGATTATCATGACATGTTTCGGGATGCAGAAATCGATGCGGTCAGTGTCTGTACACCAAATGCACTGCATGCGCCGATATCTGTTGCCGCGCTTAAGCAGGGGAAACATGTCCTTTGCGAAAAGCCAATGGCAACGTCCAGCGAAGAAGCGGCCGGTATGATTGAAGCTGCACAGGAAAATGGGAAAAAACTGATGATCGGGCATAATCAGCGCTTTGTTTCATCCCATCAGAAGGCAAAGGAACTGATTGCCAGTGGTAAAGCGGGAAAGATATACAGCTTTCGAACAACTTTTGGCCATGGCGGCCCGGAAGGCTGGAGTGCTGATGGGAAAGACAGCTGGTTTTTTAAGAAGGAATTAGCATTCATCGGTGCGATGGGGGACCTTGGTGTCCATAAGTCCGATCTGATCCGCTTTTTACTGGATGAGGAGATTGCGGAAGTTGGTGCACTGGTGGAAACAGCGGCGAAGGAAAATATCGATGTTGACGATAATGCCGTTTGTATATTAAAAACGAAAAGCGGTATTGTTGGCACATTGACGGCAAGCTGGTCATACGTTTCCGCGGAGGATAATTCCACAATTATTTACGGGGAAAATGCGATTCTGAGACTGGAAGATGACCCGGTGAACTCCCTGATTGTCCAGTATAAGAACGGGGAAACGGTCAAATATGAACTTGGCCAAATCCAGTCAAATGATGAAGGCGGACAAACGACATCACATGTCATTGACCAATTCGTTTCCGCCATTTTACAGGATAAGCCGGTGGCAGTCAGCGGTGAGGAAGGGAAAAAGTCGCTCGAAGTTATTTTGGCTGCCCTGCAATCGAGTGAGTCGAAACAGCTGGTCGAATTGAACTGA
- a CDS encoding Gfo/Idh/MocA family protein codes for MGKLRIGIIGAGGIAEGRHLPAFQTMQDRVTLQAVHDINEVRARQVAELYSIPDVFGDYGEMFRHVDAVVICTPNKFHSEIAIAALKRGVHVFCEKPMAITAAECRDMIEAADKAGKVLTIGYHYRFMQESRAAKAIVDAGDIGEPIVARVKALRRRKVPGWGVFTNKELQGGGSLIDYGCHFLDLALWLMGNPDPIEISGTTYNHLSKTPGLVNEWGNVNHATFDVDDHATAYIKFANGSSLLFETSWAANVKEDIESVSISGTSGGLDLFPLEVNQEKNGMLLNSEPYWLPGKADPGIPQAKAFVNSCLGLDDVLVKPEEALQVSTIIESIYESSFVKKK; via the coding sequence ATGGGAAAATTGCGAATCGGAATAATTGGTGCAGGCGGGATTGCTGAGGGAAGGCACCTGCCTGCTTTTCAGACAATGCAAGATAGGGTTACATTACAGGCTGTGCACGATATCAATGAAGTGCGGGCCAGGCAGGTTGCGGAGCTTTACTCGATTCCGGATGTTTTTGGAGACTACGGGGAAATGTTTCGGCATGTGGATGCGGTCGTTATTTGCACTCCGAACAAATTTCATTCGGAAATCGCGATTGCAGCACTGAAGCGTGGTGTTCATGTGTTTTGTGAAAAACCGATGGCGATAACCGCTGCTGAGTGTCGTGATATGATCGAAGCAGCTGACAAAGCAGGGAAGGTGCTGACAATCGGGTATCATTATCGGTTTATGCAGGAATCCCGCGCCGCAAAAGCAATTGTAGATGCTGGAGATATCGGTGAACCAATCGTTGCTCGGGTAAAAGCGTTACGAAGAAGAAAAGTACCTGGATGGGGAGTATTTACCAATAAGGAACTCCAGGGCGGCGGCAGTCTGATTGATTATGGCTGTCACTTTCTTGATTTGGCATTGTGGCTGATGGGCAATCCTGATCCAATTGAGATTTCAGGTACAACGTATAATCATTTAAGCAAAACACCGGGACTTGTGAATGAGTGGGGGAACGTTAATCATGCCACGTTTGATGTGGATGATCATGCAACAGCATATATCAAATTTGCCAATGGCAGTTCATTATTATTTGAAACGTCCTGGGCAGCTAATGTCAAGGAAGATATCGAATCGGTCAGCATTTCCGGAACAAGCGGCGGCCTTGATCTTTTTCCGCTTGAAGTAAACCAGGAAAAAAACGGGATGCTGTTAAACAGTGAACCCTACTGGCTTCCGGGCAAGGCCGACCCGGGAATTCCCCAGGCAAAGGCATTTGTAAACAGCTGTCTGGGACTTGATGATGTGCTTGTAAAACCGGAAGAAGCATTGCAAGTTTCCACTATAATCGAATCTATTTATGAAAGCAGTTTCGTGAAGAAAAAATAA